One segment of Streptomyces sp. NBC_00576 DNA contains the following:
- a CDS encoding TetR/AcrR family transcriptional regulator: MARAGLTADRLTRAGAELADEVGFDQVTASELARRFDVKVASLYSHVKNTQDLRTRIALLALEELADRAADAVAGRAGKDALTAFANVYRDYAREHPGRAAAARMRLDPETAAASAGVRHAQMTRAILRGYDLAEPDQTHAVRLLGSVFHGYVSLEMAGGFSHSAPDSDETWTRTLDALDALLRNWPAPSAP; encoded by the coding sequence ATGGCACGCGCAGGGCTGACCGCGGACCGCCTGACCAGAGCCGGAGCGGAACTCGCCGACGAGGTCGGCTTCGACCAGGTGACCGCCTCGGAGCTGGCCCGGCGGTTCGACGTCAAGGTCGCGAGTCTGTACTCGCACGTCAAGAACACCCAGGACCTCAGGACCAGGATCGCTCTGCTCGCCCTGGAAGAACTCGCCGACCGGGCCGCCGACGCCGTGGCCGGACGGGCAGGCAAAGATGCCCTGACCGCCTTCGCGAACGTCTACCGCGACTACGCCCGGGAGCATCCGGGCCGCGCCGCCGCCGCCCGGATGAGGCTCGACCCCGAGACGGCGGCCGCCAGTGCGGGCGTCCGGCACGCCCAGATGACGCGGGCGATCCTGCGCGGCTACGACCTGGCGGAGCCCGACCAGACCCACGCGGTCCGCCTTCTGGGCAGCGTCTTCCACGGTTACGTCAGCCTGGAGATGGCAGGCGGCTTCAGCCACAGCGCCCCCGACTCGGACGAAACCTGGACCCGAACCCTGGACGCCCTCGACGCACTGCTGCGCAACTGGCCCGCCCCTTCCGCCCCTTGA